In Malus sylvestris chromosome 2, drMalSylv7.2, whole genome shotgun sequence, the genomic stretch AGATATCCCAGGAGTGCTGATGGCAATGGGTGATGTGGATTTTGGTGCACCATCTACCATATGATCTCCAATAGTTCCAGCATTCGATAGGGATGAAGTATCAGACATAGGCATCTCAAAATCTCCTGGGACAGACGATGAAGGCAAGGGAACCAAACAAGTTTTAGTAGAGGGTGTGTTTATGGGATAGAAAGTGGTTCTTGCTTCTGTAAAAGGCACCAGAAGATTTTTCTTGTCAATAGTAGAACACCGAGGAACTTGTGAACGGGAAGAACCATGAGTTTTGGGCAAAGCAGTAGGAAATGAAGCTTCGGATTGAAACTTTAGCAGCCTGCTATGCTGTTGCACAATTTGCTTTTGTACTGATTGCTGCAGCATCTCATGCCAATCTTGAGGTTCTTGCTTCAGGGTCTGAGCCTGCACATCTCGCTCCTCTTTAGGTTGTTTCAGGTGCATCTCTTGAAATGTATTACAGCTTGACTCAAAAGCATTCACATATGACTGTGGTCCAAGCACCGGGCTATGTGACAACAAGGTCTTAACATTTGGTTGTTGGAGATTGGTTTTAGGAATATTTAAGGTTCCTGAGGAAACCTGGTGCACTATGTTAAATGAGCCTATCTTTCCTGAATATGTGTCGGTCGGCTGCAGGGTTGGGCACTCAGATACAGACTTAGAATCGTTAACCAAGTTTGTTGCATTGCTCCGCTGTATTGTTGTTGCAGAATCCTGTGAGTTCACTGACTGAAATGTTGGCTTCTTTTCGTCTTGCTGTGTCTGAACTGGAGGAGTTTGAGAACGAAGTTGCATGAATTGACGGGTAGAGTTCACATCAGAAGAACGTTGTCCATGCTGCTCCGAGGGACCAGAATTTCCCCTTCCACGTACACTAAGAATAGAAGTAATGAACTTCTCATATACACCCAGATTCTCCTTGGACGAAGGTGCAACTTTGCTTTTGGGCAAATTTAGATTAGAAATGATTGACTTCACCCTATTCCTCAAGGCATTAAGTTTCTCAATACCGACTGTTTCTGTCTGTTGAGAGACAGAGTTGAGCTGGAAAATTAAGagaactttaaaaaaataatcataaaaatTTTTCGTCTAAGGAATTTTAATGTAAGAGAACAAAGCGATCGATCTCATGTTGGATACCTAAAGCAGAAAATTTGAAGTGAAGGATAATTTACCTGCTGGAGCCTACATGTTATCGTCTTATACATATCAGCCAGAGGTATTAAATACTTGCTTTTTAGACTTTGAAGCTGCAAAGTTACATTTCAGAAAATTATTCAGTCGCAGCTTTAACTATTTAATTAACTTGCCCTACACAGAAATGGGCAGATAGTAATTTTAGTGACAAAAtcagtaagagagagagagagagagagagagagagattaccaTCTGATAGGCTTCCTCTTGCCCATTATCTGTACATGAAACCCTTCCCTCAGATGTAGAAGTTAGTGTTCCTGTCAAACGAGTATAAAAATGGAGTGCAAGTCAACTGAGAGTAGATCTGACAGGATGAAAGCGGAAATAAGGTGATGATTGGATGTAATTCTACAAAGGGTTTTCAGATAAATATCCATACAGAAAGATATATAGACATCCCAAGAAGTGCGCCTTTCTTCGTTTTAACTAACAATCAAGAATGATTTCCAAAATCCACAGAATTCCCGAAATTGACAATGAGTTTAGAAAGACCGAGCTTATAACATATCTTTATTGCAGATAAATATATTTCCTAGAAGTCAGCTGATATAGTTGGACATATTTTGTAGTTTGTTAATAGATCATTCGAAAGTTTCATAATAATATTGCAACTACAAACGCATAATCACATGAAAATATATTATTGCGCTGCTAAAAGATATGAGAATCCAGAAAAAACTGCAAGACACATGAAGCAACCAGGGTTCATACCGAAGAGAAAATCATGTCAATCAATAGATAACAAAACcaatcaacaaaataataagaaaagagGCAGTCAGAATATATATTTTCAAGAACTAATTTTAACAATGACCTACATATGTTTGTGAGGTAATTTTGATAATCAGCTTGATTAGAACTAGCCTGTACCAGTTAGAAGTTCTCCACACATCCAGAATAAGATCATAGAAACTAGCAACTCAATAATATATCAATGATGTATCTAGGAAGGTGTTTCTacttattttcttatttaataAATCTACTTTTTTTTCTGCTGAAACATGATTCAGTTTCACAGTACTTTTACCTGATGTTTGATATGCTTGCTGCTGATCTTGTGCCGATGGATTTGGCAATTGTTTCATCTTCTCTGGCTGTGTTTGAGTGTTCAGTCGTCTCTCAAGAGAGTGTGGTTGTGGTTCTTGATCTTTATTTGGCAGCTGTGAGCTTTGTTGTAGCACAGAAATATTGTTTCTTTCGCCCAATTGCTCATGATGTGCACTTGAAAGATTTGTTTTCTGTAACTGAAACCGTTGTTGTAAGTTATTCTGTTGGAATGGTGACCTGGGCTGTTGCTGCTGCAAGTTAAGGACGCCATTTGGTTGCCCATCTATGTGACTCTGTTGCGTATTAGTAGCAGTCAACTTTCTCCCTATCAAATGTGCTTGCATTTGTGATTGCATTAATGGGTTCTGTGAACTTGATGATACATTTTGATGAATATCCGGAGTCACTTGTGATTGGTTTGTTTGCCTAAAGGCTAGCTGTGACTGATTCTTAATCCTCAACTGTGTTGTCTGATAGAAAGAAGACATCGGGTCCTGCCAAATATCAGAAAGTGGAGAAACACATGTCTCAGAATGGCGCATGACAGGAGTTTGCAACATAGATTGTTGAGAGGTCTGTTGCTGAGTAGGTTTTAAGAGTTTCTGTTGGTAGTGGTGTTGCGGCTGTAGTTGCTTTTGCTGGGTTACATATGAGGGTGAGATATTTTCCTGCCAGACCTGCTTACAAAGATGAGGATTTTGCTGCTCATGGTTCTGCTGAGCAACAATCTGGGGTGAATTTTGTCTCCCTTGCTCCTGTCTCATGTTATTGGCAGTAATATTATAAGGTTGCCCACGTCCTGATAAATTTCGTACAGACCTCTGTGAATTACCAAAGACATTCTGcgtattggaattttcactagCATTATTTGGCAAAGGAACCTGAGGCGTAACACTGACAGTGGGCTGTGCAGATGCTAAGTTAGTAAAACCTCCACCAGATGCAATGTTATCTCGAACACTAGGCAGTGAATGTTGTTCATGTGCTTGAGATGGAGCTGTGGATTGAACAGAAATTGATTGGCCTTGCGCACCACCTTGGGGATGAATACCATAAGATGTTATTACAAAATAAGGGTCAAAATATCAAGAcgaattaattgaaattagGTGAAGAGTACAAGAAATATATGTAAAAGATCCTGAAATGGAATCCTAGTAGTTACAACTTTCCATTGTAAGTTCGATTCCCGATGTTAGGCATTACAATGGGGGGTTGAAGCACACATGCAAGTATTAgaatataaaataattattgTCTCGTGTTGGAAAGCATAAGCTTCTGAGAATATGATGACCAACAAATTCATCAATATGTATCAGTCGCTACTGGAAAATAGTATAACAAACGTGGAAAGCAAATGATgggaagatatatatatatagtgcaAGCATAGACCAAATGAAAATGACAGAACAAGCTAACATCACACTACATGTTAACACCATTCCAGGTTTAAGAGAAAAATATAATGCACATAAACAGTCAATTTGGAAGCAAAAAGTTGAACAAGCTGATATTGCTAAACTCAATAattttagtttccaaaataatGTCATACCTGGATTCAAGTTTTTTGGCGAAGATTCCAATTCTTCCAACTTTGATTTGATCCGCAGTATATATTCTTGCTAAATTAAACAAGAAATGTTTATTTCAgactgataaaaaaaattactcaaCTACGAAAGAAAAAAGACGTCAGTGAACTGCAAAGATGACTCTTCTAGGTTTATTTCTAAATTAAAGAGAGGTTCTTAGGTTCAAGAGGGGCAATACTGTGaagaaaagaatagaaaaaTAAGCTTGAAAAGAAAGCACTCATAACTTAAGGTACCTGGTCTCTGGAAACCATATAAACCTTTTCCTCGAAATTTACAGAAATCCTCTTGTAATCAGACATATGTTTCTCGTGCTCAGAAAATGGAACACGCTTCATTAAGGTACTTAAACTGCATGAGAAATTGTTCTAGAGTCAGAATGTATTGGCCATGCCTGATCAATTAATTTGGGAATTTTATTCGTAAACCAAttacaaaattaattttattcGTAAACCAATTAGAACTGAAACAACAGTGGTAATACATATCCAGCCTATCAGAAGATAAGTTAAATATGTTAAACATTAAAGTTGATGTTTTGGAGAATCTAAATAGCCATgtattttttgtctttttttgtaTGTGCTGGCAGTGTCTAGAATTATCTTTTTGGGTATTATTTATTATGTCCAGCTTTATTGTctccaagagagaaaaaagaggagTCTTTAGAAAGAAACGAAAAGACACTAGTTGTGCCTTTTTCCTCCTCCCTGTACCAGATCTTTTTTGTGTGTGCAGAAAATAGAagttggagttttttttttttttattcatctcTTTAGCTTGTTCTTCTTTACATCTTTGTGTGTTGATCTTGGGCTAGTGTATTGTATTACACTATTGTTGTTGTTTACAAAATATTTCCTTTCCAGGCTTGCCAATTGGTCATCCTGAAGCTCTTCCGAGTTCAGCCATCATAAAGCGTAGCATGTCTAAATTGAATTTTCCCTCATTTTTTTAAGTACTTAAACAAGTTTTAAAGTACTAATCCAAAAATGTAATGATAAGACAAAATcaaagtaataaaaataaaaaggaaaatccTAACGGGGGAATTCAAATGATGCTTTATATGAAATAATGAAATTCAACTTACACTTTGTTCACAACTTTTTCTCGAGACTCTGCAGGAAATTTAGTTCTCCAATTGACTGGATCCATATTGAGTTCAGCTTGAGCGTGCCTTTAATAATGAGTATCCATAAACAACAGACATTGAGTTAGTCATAAAGCTATGTAAAGGACTTCACAAGCAATAACATTTAAAATAACAAATAGCACATACAGAAATGCAAATACTAAGGAGAGCTAAATAAACTTTCAAAAAAaccctcccaaatgacaaaCTACAAGTTATTTGTAGCACAATAAATACATGCCTTTGTCTCTGTTAAACATTTTTATTGGTTTCAGGTAATTAAAGCCGCGTACAAAGAAATTTATAGGAAGCATCTCCATTGACTAGATTTAAATAAAATCATTTGCACCTCCCTCAATCAAATGATACTTATAAAAGACCATGCTTAGGAAAGACAGGAGCCCAAATTTATCTC encodes the following:
- the LOC126586080 gene encoding mediator of RNA polymerase II transcription subunit 15a-like translates to MDPVNWRTKFPAESREKVVNKVLSTLMKRVPFSEHEKHMSDYKRISVNFEEKVYMVSRDQQEYILRIKSKLEELESSPKNLNPGGAQGQSISVQSTAPSQAHEQHSLPSVRDNIASGGGFTNLASAQPTVSVTPQVPLPNNASENSNTQNVFGNSQRSVRNLSGRGQPYNITANNMRQEQGRQNSPQIVAQQNHEQQNPHLCKQVWQENISPSYVTQQKQLQPQHHYQQKLLKPTQQQTSQQSMLQTPVMRHSETCVSPLSDIWQDPMSSFYQTTQLRIKNQSQLAFRQTNQSQVTPDIHQNVSSSSQNPLMQSQMQAHLIGRKLTATNTQQSHIDGQPNGVLNLQQQQPRSPFQQNNLQQRFQLQKTNLSSAHHEQLGERNNISVLQQSSQLPNKDQEPQPHSLERRLNTQTQPEKMKQLPNPSAQDQQQAYQTSGTLTSTSEGRVSCTDNGQEEAYQMLQSLKSKYLIPLADMYKTITCRLQQLNSVSQQTETVGIEKLNALRNRVKSIISNLNLPKSKVAPSSKENLGVYEKFITSILSVRGRGNSGPSEQHGQRSSDVNSTRQFMQLRSQTPPVQTQQDEKKPTFQSVNSQDSATTIQRSNATNLVNDSKSVSECPTLQPTDTYSGKIGSFNIVHQVSSGTLNIPKTNLQQPNVKTLLSHSPVLGPQSYVNAFESSCNTFQEMHLKQPKEERDVQAQTLKQEPQDWHEMLQQSVQKQIVQQHSRLLKFQSEASFPTALPKTHGSSRSQVPRCSTIDKKNLLVPFTEARTTFYPINTPSTKTCLVPLPSSSVPGDFEMPMSDTSSLSNAGTIGDHMVDGAPKSTSPIAISTPGISASFLLEESSNDIHCNTSTIMSDELSASKQPIQRLVKVVNMMSSKALSAAILDIGSVVCTTDRLSGSATLMRSRGSVGEDFVGMTNSRLQKSYLAWQDKTFGTKNMKRCRSTSPINVDASATGSIYDSSRLSDTEIFDLESTAISYIKRPRIEVNQTLFEEITAINHQLIDTVLDVSDEDTPPTVVSAQFRGGQGTIVRCSFIPVTIDPNLRSQHPSAQMLPIQPLRLLVPANYPLCSPIFLDKLRVEVGDELEDFSAKVKSKLNMSLRRLMEPLSLGEIARTWDICVRAVVAEYAEQNGGGNLSSKYGGWEDCMSAA